The Macrobrachium nipponense isolate FS-2020 chromosome 46, ASM1510439v2, whole genome shotgun sequence genome has a segment encoding these proteins:
- the LOC135215005 gene encoding mediator of RNA polymerase II transcription subunit 27-like — MAAQETTGSNVETLMTTLNGVRSLRSQVTHYFRTVAEGPKENEDDQQQQQQQQQQQNQENSSSSSNNICEKYALVLENIKNQLRDLETQVGGLTPPTTTTNLGNTGVISLDPSPDKLRLYHQLLDCYTWTEKVHCYSTTMNQLLHGNSLKRSSVSISKRRRPTQYNHNVPQQQVDMTIQAINQMFQVMTLNVSRPFGNNAVVQVTLGRVLRAVVTLKGLLIEWVVVRAYNEPLLDEEGKVDLYTPSQYKVFQKVTDNANAAMLNFCSPGFTDLSVRSFFTWLHSYQSLFTGVCKRCDMHLHNHMPPTWREFRTLDPFHEECKP, encoded by the exons ATGGCAGCGCAAGAGACAACTGGGTCGAACGTCGAGACCCTCATGACGACCTTGAATGGCGTGAGGAGTTTGAGGAGCCAGGTAACGCATTATTTCCGAACAGTCGCCGAGGGACCCAAAGAGAATGAAGACgatcagcagcaacaacaacagcaacagcagcagcagaatcaagagaatagtagtagtagcagtaataatatttgcGAGAAATACGCCCTCgttttggaaaatattaaaaatcagttGAG GGATTTAGAAACACAAGTAGGAGGTCTGACCCCACCAACTACAACTACAAATTTGGGAAATACAGGAGTTATTTCTCTAGATCCTTCTCCGGATAAATTGAGATTGTACCATCAACTTCTCGACTGTTATACATGGACGGAAAAA GTACATTGTTATTCAACGACAATGAATCAGCTTCTTCATGGTAACAGCCTCAAGAGGTCATCGGTATCTATCTCAAAAAGACGTAGACCAACTCAGTACAACCATAATGTACCACAGCA GCAGGTGGATATGACAATTCAGGCCATTAATCAGATGTTCCAAGTGATGACACTTAACGTGTCTAGACCGTTTGGAAATAATGCTGTTGTTCAG GTGACACTAGGGCGTGTTCTCAGGGCTGTGGTGACTCTTAAAGGTCTTCTGATAGAATGGGTTGTTGTAAGAGCTTACAATGAACCGCTGCTTGATGAAGAAGGCAAG GTTGATTTATACACACCTTCCCAGTACAAAGTTTTCCAGAAAGTGACTGATAATGCCAATGCAGCAATGTTAAACTTCTGTTCTCCAGGTTTTACAGATTTATCTGTTCGTTCATTTTTT ACATGGCTACACAGTTACCAGTCCCTCTTCACAGGTGTATGTAAACGATGTGACATGCACTTGCACAACCACATGCCACCCACTTGGCGTGAATTTCGTACTTTAGATCCCTTTCATGAAGAGTGCAAACCTTGA